DNA sequence from the bacterium genome:
TGAAGCGCTTGCTTTCGGCGCTCCGCCGCACGGAGGTATTGCCTTTGGCCTGGACAGGCTTCTTATGATTCTGGTTGGAACGGAAAATATCCGCGAGGTTATTGCGTTTCCAAAAACCCAGAAAGCAACCTGCCTTTTGACCGGCGCTCCTGATATTGTTTCTGAAAAACAATTAAAGGAACTGGGAATAGCAGTCGATAAAAAGATATAAAATTTTTTTGGTTGACAACTTATTAATTAATGTTAAAATACAAATTAAGATGAAAAGAAAAAATATTTTTATAATCAGCTTAATATTATTGTTTGCCGGTGCCGCCTGCGCCCCGAATATGAAACAACTGGCCGAGTTAAACGGATATAAGTCCCAGGCGGAAAATGCAATATCCGCGGCTAAAGAAAAAATAAAAATTGCCAGGGAAAAAGGCGCGGAAAAGTATTCCCCGGATAATTTGAATTCTGCAATGTCTTCCTTGAAAGAGGCAGAAAAATATTATAATACCGGGGTCCTTAACCATAAAAAATCATATAAAATAGCGAAAGAAAATTATTTGAATGCCATTAAATACGGGAATTCGGCGGTCAAATATGCCGATTTAGCCATAGAAATTTCGGAAGCGTCCAAAGTGTTGGAAGAAGCTGAAAAAGCTGTTGAGGAGGCAAAGAAAGCCGAAGCAGAGATATACGCTTCGCAAAAGATAAGTAATGCAAATGCATCTTTAGGCCAGGCCCAGCAAAGTTTTAAATCAGGGAAATACGCCGAGTCAAAAGAATATGCCGAGAAGGCTATAAAATCCGCTGCTGACGCGAAAGAAGAAACAGGCGCTAAAAAAGCGGCCCTGGAAACAAAAACTAAACGGTTCGAAAAAGCTAAAAGCGAATTAACCGATTCATTAAAGAAAAACGAAATAAGCAGTATTATCGAGGATGTAAAGGAAATAATATCGGCCGAAACTGATTTATTAAAATATAAAATGGAAATCACTGAAAAGGAAGAAGAAAAAATCAGTTTAAAACAGGCGCTTGCAAAACTTAAAGAGAGTGACTCCGGCATATTGATTTTAATAGAGAAATATTACAAGGCGAAAAAAGACAGGGATGACGCGGAGAAAAAAGTGAAAATGGCAAGGGAAGAAAGAGATATGTTGAAAGAAAAACTTGCAAAATTAAAAGCAAAATCAGAAACAGTGGATGGGGAACTGGACGATTTGTTAAAAAAACGGGACGCTTTAATTGAGAAATAAAATATGAAAATAAAGAATTATTTTACATTTATTTTTGTTGTGTTTTTTGTTTTGGCGGCTGATATAAAAATATTTGCTGACGCTGAGTCCCAGGCTTTGACCGATGAAGCTAAGACTGTTCTTGAAGAGGCCATAAAAAAACTCCAGGATGAAACAAAAAAATTGCTGGATGAATATTCAAAAATCCAGGATGAAATAGACGCGCTTAAAAAGGAAATTGATGGGATGGACCGGGATATTGTGTCAAAGACAGATGAAATTAAGACAGTTGAGGAAGAAATAAAAAAATTGAAAGAAAAACCCACGAAGTATAAGGTTATTAAGGGTGACTGCCTTTGGAATATTTCAAAAATTGAAAAGATATACGGGGACCCGTATAAATGGAAAAAAATATACTGGGCCAACAGGGATAAAATAAAAAATCCTGATTTAATTTATCCTGACCAGGTTTTTGATATACCAAGGGGGATAATAGGCGCGGGGCCGCGGCCCACGGAATATGAAGTGGTCCCCGGTGACTGCTTATGGAAAATAGCGGGATTGGATAAAATCTATGGCGACCCGTATCAATGGCCAAGGTTATATAAAGCTAATAAAGATCAAATAACAGACCCAAAGCTGATTTATCCTTATCAGGTGTTTGATATCCCACGCTGATAATGGCGATGGAAGAAACAATTTTTTTTAGAAAACTCTTATTATCCTGTTTAACCGATAGTAAGAGTTTTTTTGTTTTAACGTAAAAAAATGGAAAAAAAGGTTTATTTATTAAATAATGAAATTGCGTTTTCGCTGTTTGGAAGCAATGACAGGAATATTAATATTATTGAAGAAAAATATGATGTCAAGCTTTTTTTCCGTGGAAATGAATTAATAATAAAAGGGCAGAAGAACACTGTAGAAAAGGTATTTTGTATTATTGAAGAGCTTATTAAATTGATTAATAGCGGGCATTCAATAAACAGGGATGAAATAGATTGTGTTATTAAATCGCTGCAGGAAGAGGAAATACTCAGGGCGTCTGATATTTTAAATGAAGATTTATCGGTCTCAAGGCGGGACAGGCATATAAAACCAAAAACTGCCGGGCAAAAAAAATATGTTGATGCTGTAAGAAAATATGATATAGTGTTTGGAATAGGTCCGGCAGGGACAGGAAAGACTTATCTTGCGATGGCAATGGCTGTTTCAGCGTTAAAAAACAAGGAGGTGGACCGGATAATTTTAGTCCGGCCTGCCGTGGAGGCCGGAGAACGTTTGGGATTTTTGCCGGGTTCCTTTAGTGAAAAAGTGGACCCTTATTTAAGGCCGCTTTATGACGCGATTTATGATATGATGGAGATTGAAAAAGTACAGAGGTTTATGGACAAGGGGATTATTGAGGTCGCCCCCCTGGCTTATATGCGCGGAAGGACCCTGAATAATTCATTTATTATACTGGATGAAGCGCAGAATACGACTTCTGAACAGATGAAAATGTTCCTTACAAGGCTTGGTTTTAATTCAAAAACAGTTATTACAGGGGACATAACCCAGGTTGATTTGCCGTCAAACCGTAAATCCGGTTTGATTGAAATACAAGACATACTCAAAAATATAGAAGGGATTGCATTTATCTATTTCAGCGGGAATGATGTTGTCCGCCATGAATTGGTGCAGAAAATAATAGAGGCTTATGCTAAAAGAGAAATTAAAAGATAGATTAAAAAAAAGCAAAATCATTTTGTACTCGGACATAAAAGGCAAAAAAATTGAATCAAGGCAGATAGAGATTATCTTGTCCCTGCTTGTTTTTTTGAGCGTTGTAACACTGCCCGAGAAATTTCACCTTATGCCCATAATAGGAAGAATTATGCTTATATCGCTTTTTGCTTTTTTAAGCGGTATTTACCTGTATTTATTCCAGCCAAAGGTTTTTAAATCAGAATCAAGATTACTTATAACCGGGTTGATTATTGTGGTTTATTTTGTTTTGATTAAACTGCTTTTCTGGATGGACATATCGATTTACCTGGTACCCGCGGCCATTATAGGTATTTTAATATCCACCCTGTTAAATCCAAGTCTCGCATTTTTTATAAGTATCCTGGCGGGAATTCTTGTCGGGATAATGAATAACAATACATGGAATTATTTCTTTTTTCTTTTGCTGACTAACTGGATTGGCATTTTCGCTGTATTTCATTTAAAAAGAAGAATAAGTATCCCCCTGGCAGGATTATTACTCGGTATAGGAAACAGCGTGGTCATCTTAATTATAAATTTGCTCAGCAATCATTATTCATCTTTCAGGACATGGCAGGAGGTCGGGTGGGGTTTTCTTGGCGGGCTCCTGGCCATTTCACTATCAAGTATTTTATTGATTGTTTTTGAAAATATATTTAACCTGACAACAGATATCAGGCTGATTGAGCTGACGGATTTGAATCATCCCTTGTTAAAAAATCTCGCGCTGGTAGCTCCCGGCACCTATCATCACAGCATAGTTGTCGGGAACCTTGCTGAATCGGCGGCGGAGTCGATTGGCGCAAACGGACTTCTGGCAAGGGCAAGCTCATATTTTCATGATATCGGAAAACTCAATAAATCAAAATATTTTTCAGAAAATAACACTATTAAAATACACGACAAATTGACCCCGAA
Encoded proteins:
- a CDS encoding LysM peptidoglycan-binding domain-containing protein codes for the protein MKIKNYFTFIFVVFFVLAADIKIFADAESQALTDEAKTVLEEAIKKLQDETKKLLDEYSKIQDEIDALKKEIDGMDRDIVSKTDEIKTVEEEIKKLKEKPTKYKVIKGDCLWNISKIEKIYGDPYKWKKIYWANRDKIKNPDLIYPDQVFDIPRGIIGAGPRPTEYEVVPGDCLWKIAGLDKIYGDPYQWPRLYKANKDQITDPKLIYPYQVFDIPR
- a CDS encoding HDIG domain-containing metalloprotein, yielding MLKEKLKDRLKKSKIILYSDIKGKKIESRQIEIILSLLVFLSVVTLPEKFHLMPIIGRIMLISLFAFLSGIYLYLFQPKVFKSESRLLITGLIIVVYFVLIKLLFWMDISIYLVPAAIIGILISTLLNPSLAFFISILAGILVGIMNNNTWNYFFFLLLTNWIGIFAVFHLKRRISIPLAGLLLGIGNSVVILIINLLSNHYSSFRTWQEVGWGFLGGLLAISLSSILLIVFENIFNLTTDIRLIELTDLNHPLLKNLALVAPGTYHHSIVVGNLAESAAESIGANGLLARASSYFHDIGKLNKSKYFSENNTIKIHDKLTPNMSSLILISHVKDGVDLAHQYRLSEGLVNIIREHHGTSLVSFFYQEALKENPSENLSEQNYRYPGPKPQSKEAGIVMLADIVEAASRTLNNPTPNHIKSMINRLINEKLKDNQLDECELSMRDITKIMQVFERVLIGIYHSRVDYPKTEDIVDENIDKQLAKVSQIAYKRIKKSN
- a CDS encoding PhoH family protein — translated: MEKKVYLLNNEIAFSLFGSNDRNINIIEEKYDVKLFFRGNELIIKGQKNTVEKVFCIIEELIKLINSGHSINRDEIDCVIKSLQEEEILRASDILNEDLSVSRRDRHIKPKTAGQKKYVDAVRKYDIVFGIGPAGTGKTYLAMAMAVSALKNKEVDRIILVRPAVEAGERLGFLPGSFSEKVDPYLRPLYDAIYDMMEIEKVQRFMDKGIIEVAPLAYMRGRTLNNSFIILDEAQNTTSEQMKMFLTRLGFNSKTVITGDITQVDLPSNRKSGLIEIQDILKNIEGIAFIYFSGNDVVRHELVQKIIEAYAKREIKR